A single region of the Raphanus sativus cultivar WK10039 chromosome 1, ASM80110v3, whole genome shotgun sequence genome encodes:
- the LOC130507907 gene encoding rho-N domain-containing protein 1, chloroplastic-like isoform X1, translating to MSGIFHLSSSYVSGYAVSDSRCFSNSAVSRRTPATVHCSSSCLEHQLNGRLKCATGSSSFVCRASSSGGYRRNPDFSRLNKHGRNRQSVDRDGFDGENSDMLSSRNGSLLSLSNSPKFQATSSPGPREKEIVELFRKVQAQLRARAAAKREDKKVEEEEEASKGQGKESETVDSLLKLLRKHSGAQSKKVNSFDSHGDNSLQVDPVERKQDRSSGNIVKSWTKDHNASSSFTRPASSFRRKSPVPRFESPPTYSNEATFDEASSYSVTWTHKKDTAESHDEPQAEVEPEYDEHAPEYELDPEPVTAILEPESELEVNGSSFYQVEGDNVTVDALSGADDEESLDDADEDEVDEAEEEPVKDLSTLKLMELRGIAKSRGLKGFSKMKKAELVELLGRHSS from the exons ATGTCGGGAATTTTCCATTTGAGTTCTAGTTACGTATCTG GTTACGCAGTTTCAGACAGCAGGTGCTTCTCTAACTCTGCTGTTTCTAGAAGAACACCTGCTACAGTACATTGCTCTTCTTCCTGTCTGGAACACCAGCTAAATGGACGTCTGAAATGTGCCACCGGTAGTAGTTCTTTTGTTTGCCGAGCGAGTTCTTCTGGTGGATACAGAAGAAACCCTGATTTCTCAAGGCTTAATAAGCACGGAAGAAACAGGCAAAGCGTAGACAGAGACGGTTTTGATGGTGAAAACTCTGATATGTTGTCTTCGAGAAATGGGTCTTTGCTCTCTCTTTCTAACTCCCCCAAGTTCCAAGCCACTTCATCCCCTGggccaagagagaaagagatagtgGAGCTTTTCAGAAAGGTTCAAGCTCAGCTCCGAGCTCGAGCAGCGGCTAAGAGAGAAGATAaaaaggtagaagaagaagaagaagcttctaAAGGACAGGGTAAAGAAAGTGAAACTGTTGACTCCCTTCTTAAGTTACTGAGGAAGCACTCGGGAGCGCAGAGCAAGAAAGTTAACAGTTTTGACAGCCACGGAGACAATTCGCTACAAGTAGATCCTGTGGAGAGGAAGCAAGATCGCAGCAGCGGGAATATTGTCAAGTCATGGACCAAAGATCACAATGCATCATCATCCTTTACCAGGCCAGCGTCAAGCTTCAGAAGAAAGTCGCCGGTACCAAGATTTGAATCGCCTCCGACTTATTCTAACGAGGCAACTTTTGATGAGGCGTCGAGTTACAGCGTGACTTGGACTCATAAGAAGGATACAGCAGAGTCGCATGACGAACCTCAGGCTGAGGTTGAGCCAGAGTACGACGAACATGCACCTGAATATGAGTTAGATCCTGAGCCTGTGACAGCTATTCTCGAACCAGAGTCTGAGCTGGAGGTAAACGGATCATCATTTTATCAAGTGGAGGGTGATAATGTTACTGTAGATGCCTTATCAGGTGCTGATGATGAGGAGTCTCTGGATGATGCTGATGAAGACGAGGTTGATGAAGCTGAGGAAGAACCTGTGAAAGACTTGAGTACTTTGAAGCTGATGGAACTGAGAGGCATAGCAAAATCAAGGGGACTAAAAGGGTTTTCAAAGATGAAGAAAGCCGAACTCGTGGAGTTGCTTGGTAGACACTCCAGCTGA
- the LOC130507910 gene encoding uncharacterized protein LOC130507910, with the protein MAYISNWVRYMAHKLEYSLTLSLKNHTKGINDRELAGVVLKNLLYGRLTYLHSGKGQEMSPTMGAHDNTLLVRKLPVVDTRYVFVGDAVVLKDPNETNKYLVRRLAALEGSEMVSSDEKEEPFVLEKDQCWVVAENKEMKSKEAYDSRTFGPVSMADIVGRAIYCLRTAVDHGPVSNSEFAMEEDSPLLAVELDVDEMAKDHKA; encoded by the exons ATGGCATACATATCGAATTGGGTCAGATACATGGCTCACAAGCTGGAGTACTCCCTCACTCTCAGCCTcaag AATCATACTAAAGGGATAAATGACCGGGAACTAGCTGGTGTAGTCCTGAAGAATCTACTCTATGGAAGGCTAACCTACTTACACTCTGGTAAAGGGCAAGAGATGTCCCCAACCATGGGAGCACATGACAACACGCTGCTTGTCCGTAAGCTACCTGTTGTTGATACAAG GTATGTTTTTGTTGGAGATGCTGTTGTGTTGAAGGACCCAAATGAAACAAACAAGTATCTAGTGAGAAGATTGGCAGCTTTAGAAGGATCCGAAATGGTATCAAGTGATGAGAAGGAGGAGCCTTTTGTTCTCGAAAAGGATCAGTGCTGGGTCGTTGCTGAAAACAAAGAGATGAAATCTAAG GAAGCATACGATAGCCGAACATTTGGTCCGGTCTCGATGGCGGACATTGTAGGAAGAGCTATATATTGTCTGAGGACAGCCGTTGATCATGGTCCAGTTAGTAACAG TGAATTCGCAATGGAAGAGGATTCTCCACTCTTGGCGGTAGAACTTGACGTGGATGAAATGGCTAAAGACCACAAGGCTTAG
- the LOC108832858 gene encoding transcription factor GTE4, protein MASELVNDGGREKQSIRVYTRKGKGQRKQSPFFAFATDEHEKANNRVNPPETLARESADSIAVEVGASVAKDSTDSDKVIDKPLVETCSQAEPHDDDVSLAATDKSVIQSVQVVPLVQDDGSTIVGDKSVEVPSKTQDDVNTVVVDENSIKEPLEILAQEEDVTTVVVVDKKAIEAPSQTLSVEDINTLVVDKNLIEVSSEQHVHVVDGLKEAHPENLPERDAPDAQQPVGLTSDSAGESMPMEEDVDGRIKIHVASKSKQQKEEIRKKLEDQLNVVRGLVKKIEDKEGEIGAYNDSRLLANSGVTNGGGRILSGFASAGLPREVIRTPRPQLSISLLENTQGFNEHLEKEKRTPKANQFYRNSEFLLGDKLPPTESNKKSKSSAKKHGREVGYGFVAGSKVFKNCSALLERLMKHKHGWVFNAPVDVKALGLHDYFTIIEHPMDLGTVKSALTRNVYKSPREFAEDVRLTFHNAMTYNPPGQDVHIMAQVLLQMFEERWAVIEADYNREMRFVTSYEMNLPASTMRPRLGPTMPPPPINVRNTIDRADWSSHHPKPTTTPGRTPTSTTPSGRTPALKKPKANEPNKRDMTYEEKQKLSGHLQNLPPDKLDAIVQIVNKRNTAVKLRDEEIEVDIDSVDPETLWELDRFVINYKKGLSKKKRKAELANQARAEAERNDQQQMAPAPVAHEFSREGGNTAKKTLPTPLPSQVEKQNNETSRSSSSSSSSSSSSSSSDSDSDSSSSSGSDQT, encoded by the exons ATGGCTTCGGAGCTTGTTAACGATGGAGGAAGAGAGAAGCAGAGCATTAGGGTTTATACTAGGAAAGGTAAAGGTCAGAGGAAGCAGTCACCGTTCTTTGCCTTTGCCACCGATGAACACGAGAAAGCAAACAATCGTGTGAATCCGCCTGAAACTTTAGCTCGAGAGTCTGCGGATTCTATAGCTGTCGAAGTTGGGGCCAGTGTAGCTAAAGACTCAACGGATTCTGATAAAGTGATTGATAAGCCTCTCGTGGAAACGTGTTCTCAAGCCGAACCTCATGATGATGATGTCAGTTTGGCCGCTACTGATAAGAGCGTTATTCAATCTGTACAAGTAGTACCTTTGGTTCAAGATGATGGGAGCACTATTGTTGGCGACAAGTCTGTGGAAGTACCCTCCAAAACTCAAGACGATGTCAATACAGTGGTTGTCGATGAGAACTCTATAAAGGAACCTCTTGAAATCCTTGCCCAAGAAGAAGATGTTACTACCGTGGTTGTTGTTGACAAGAAGGCTATCGAAGCACCTTCTCAAACCCTATCCGTGGAAGATATCAACACTCTGGTTGTTGACAAGAATCTCATTGAAGTGTCTTCTGAACAGCATGTCCACGTGGTGGATGGATTAAAAGAAGCTCATCCTGAAAACCTTCCGGAAAGAGATGCCCCTGATGCCCAACAGCCAGTAGGGCTTACCTCTGATTCTGCCGGTGAAAGCATGCCAATGGAGGAGGACGTAGATGGACGCATAAAGATACATGTGGCCTCCAAATCTAAGCAACAGAAAGAGGAGATTAGGAAGAAGCTTGAAGATCAGCTTAACGTGGTCAGAGGTCTGGTAAAGAAGATAGAGGATAAAGAGGGCGAGATTGGTGCATATAACGACTCTCGTCTTTTGGCTAACTCTGGTGTTACTAACGGAGGAGGAAGGATTCTCTCAGGTTTTGCGTCAGCTGGACTTCCTCGTGAGGTCATCAGAACACCAAGGCCTCAACTAAGTATATCCTTGTTGGAGAATACTCAGGGATTCAATGAGCATttggagaaagaaaaaagaacaccCAAGGCAAATCAGTTTTATAGAAATTCAGAGTTTTTACTTGGTGACAAGTTGCCTCCCACAGAGAGTAACAAGAAATCAAAATCAAGTGCAAAGAAGCACGGAAGGGAGGTCGGTTATGGTTTTGTCGCAGGCTCTAAAGTTTTCAAGAATTGCAGTGCTCTACTTGAAAGGCTGATGAAGCATAAGCATGGTTGGGTGTTCAATGCTCCTGTAGATGTGAAGGCTCTAGGATTGCATGATTACTTTACCATTATCGAGCACCCTATGGATTTGGGAACTGTCAAGTCTGCATTAACAAGAAATGTGTACAAGTCACCAAGAGAATTTGCAGAGGATGTTAGACTTACTTTCCACAATGCTATGACTTACAATCCACCGGGACAAGATGTCCATATCATGGCGCAAGTGCTATTACAGATGTTTGAGGAGAGATGGGCTGTCATAgaggcagactataaccgtgaAATGAGATTTGTCACTAGTTATGAGATGAATCTTCCAGCTTCTACAATGAGGCCTAGACTGGGTCCTACGATGCCGCCACCACCTATTAATGTGAGGAATACAATTGACAGAGCAGACTGGAGTAGTCATCATCCAAAACCAACAACAACGCCTGGCAGAACACCGACCAGCACAACACCTTCTGGAAGGACACCTGCTCTGAAGAAGCCAAAGGCAAATGAACCAAATAAAAGAGATATGACGTATGAAGAGAAGCAGAAGCTTAGTGGCCATTTGCAGAATTTGCCTCCAGACAAACTAGATGCGATTGTGCAAATTGTGAACAAGAGGAACACTGCTGTGAAGCTACGGGATGAAGAAATTGAAGTCGATATAGATAGTGTAGATCCAGAGACCCTGTGGGAGTTGGACAGATTTGTAATCAACTACAAAAAGGGTTTGAgcaagaaaaagagaaaagctGAGCTAGCTAATCAAGCTAGAGCAGAGGCCGAGAGGAATGACCAACAACAGATG GCTCCAGCACCAGTGGCACATGAGTTTTCTAGGGAGGGTGGCAACACAG CTAAAAAAACACTCCCTACACCATTACCTTCTCAAGTGGAGAAGCAAAACAACGAGACAAGCAGATCAAGTAGTTCAAGCAGCTCTTCCAGTAGCTCCAGCTCTTCTAGTg ATTCGGACAGCGATAGCTCTTCGTCATCTGGATCAGATCAGACTTAG
- the LOC130507909 gene encoding TOM1-like protein 2, with product MDKLKIAEWGEKLKTGGAQMSRLVTDKVKDILQAPTLESKMVDEATLETLEDPNWGMNMRICAQINNREFNAAEIVRAIKRKISGNKSPVSQRLSLELLEACAMNCDKKILFSEVASERVLDEMALLVKNGEADSENRSRAFQLIRAWGRSQDLAYLPVFQQTYMSLEGENGLNTRNEDNAMEGQGSLGSLMQRPVPVPPPGSYPVRNQEVQARGGDGDDGLLDYNFGNLSIKEKKEQIEITRNSLELLSSMLNTEGKPNHTEDELTVSLMEKCKQSQPLIQMIIESTTDDETVLFEALHVNDELQRVLAIYEKPDESEKEASMVVEQESSGSKDAGPKPTEEEEERFVKPKDHVGHSESSDKTVKEDKEVKIELGLSSDEDEK from the exons ATGGACAAACTGAAGATAGCCGAATGGGGAGAGAAGCTGAAGACAGGAGGAGCTCAGATGAGCAGACTAGTAACTGACAAAGTCAAAGACATCCTCCAAGCTCCCACCTTGGAATCCAAAATGGTCGACGAAGCCACTCTCGAGACTCTCGAGGACCCCAACTGGGGAATGAACATGAGGATATGCGCTCAGATCAACAACCGCGAGTTCAACGCCGCCGAGATCGTCAGAGCCATCAAGAGGAAGATCTCTGGTAACAAAAGCCCCGTGAGCCAGAGGCTGAGCCTTGAGCTTCTCGAGGCTTGCGCTATGAACTGTGACAAGAAGATATTATTCTCTGAAGTTGCTTCCGAGAGGGTTCTTGATGAGATGGCTTTGTTGGTCAAGAACGGTGAAGCTGATTCGGAGAATAGGAGCAGAGCTTTTCAGCTTATTCGAGCTTGGGGACGGTCTCAAGATCTTGCTTATCTTCCTGTTTTCCAGCAGACGTATATG AGTTTGGAAGGAGAGAATGGTTTAAACACACGTAACGAGGACAATGCAATGGAGGGACAAGGCTCTTTGGGGTCTCTTATGCAACGGCCTGTTCCTGTTCCTCCACCTGGTAGCTATCCGGTTCGTAATCAAGAAGTACAGGCTCGTGGAGGAGACGGTGATGATGGTCTTCTTGACTATAACTTTGGAAACTTATCTATCAAGGAGAAGAAAGAACAGATTGAGATTACAAGGAACAGCCTCGAGTTGCTATCTAGCATGTTGAACACTGAAGGGAAGCCAAATCACACGGAG GACGAGTTAACGGTGAGCTTGATGGAGAAATGCAAGCAATCACAGCCTTTGATTCAAATGATCATAGAGAGCACAACAGACGATGAGACTGTTCTTTTTGAGGCTCTGCACGTGAACGATGAGCTCCAACGCGTTCTAGCTATTTACGAGAAGCCTGATGAAAGTGAGAAGGAAGCTTCCATGGTGGTGGAACAAGAGTCATCGGGGAGCAAAGATGCTGGTCCTAAaccaacagaagaagaagaagagcggTTTGTGAAACCAAAGGACCATGTCGGACATTCAGAATCATCAGACAAAACAGTCAAAGAAGATAAGGAGGTGAAGATAGAACTCGGGTTATCCAGTGATGAAGATGAGAAATGA
- the LOC108809381 gene encoding transcription factor MYB13: protein MGRRPCCEKLGLKKGPWSAEEDRILISHIRLHGHPNWRALPQLAGLLRCGKSCRLRWINYLRPDIKRGNFTPQEEETIINLHQSLGNRWSAIAAKLPGRTDNEIKNVWHTHLKKRIQHNQDQNISEKICDNDEQLVSVMDEKRPSSPQQQSSSSTNISAVTTSSNNNDVSNNSSKDSATSPEDVLPLIDESFWSEVVSMDCNISGVENREIKLEDWESSSLDSNIKGYNHDMESWFDNLLTSNLTTGENSDIF, encoded by the exons ATGGGGAGAAGACCATGCTGTGAGAAATTGGGACTGAAGAAAGGGCCGTGGAGTGCTGAAGAAGATCGAATCTTGATTAGTCACATTCGTCTCCATGGTCATCCTAACTGGAGAGCTCTCCCTCAGCTAGCTg GGCTACTTCGGTGCGGAAAAAGTTGCAGGCTTCGTTGGATTAATTATTTGAGACCAGACATCAAACGTGGCAACTTCACtcctcaagaagaagaaactatcATCAACTTGCATCAAAGCTTAGGCAACAG ATGGTCTGCTATAGCTGCAAAATTACCGGGAAGAACAGACAACGAAATAAAAAATGTGTGGCACACTCATCTAAAGAAAAGAATCCAGCATAATCAAGATCAGAATATCAGCGAAAAGATTTGCGACAATGATGAACAACTCGTCTCAGTTATGGATGAAAAGAGGCCAAGCTCTCCGCAACAACAGTCTAGCAGTAGTACCAACATTTCAGCGGTTACAACCTCGAGCAACAATAACGACGTGTCCAATAACAGCAGCAAAGACTCTGCTACGTCACCAGAAGATGTTCTTCCATTGATAGATGAGAGCTTTTGGTCAGAAGTTGTATCGATGGATTGCAACATTTCGGGAGTTGAGAATAGAGAGATAAAGTTAGAGGATTGGGAGAGTTCATCATTAGATAGCAATATTAAGGGATATAACCATGACATGGAGAGTTGGTTTGATAATCTTCTCACTAGTAATCTTACAACTGGAGAAAATTCCGATATTTTCTGA
- the LOC130507907 gene encoding rho-N domain-containing protein 1, chloroplastic-like isoform X2, whose translation MSGIFHLSSSYAVSDSRCFSNSAVSRRTPATVHCSSSCLEHQLNGRLKCATGSSSFVCRASSSGGYRRNPDFSRLNKHGRNRQSVDRDGFDGENSDMLSSRNGSLLSLSNSPKFQATSSPGPREKEIVELFRKVQAQLRARAAAKREDKKVEEEEEASKGQGKESETVDSLLKLLRKHSGAQSKKVNSFDSHGDNSLQVDPVERKQDRSSGNIVKSWTKDHNASSSFTRPASSFRRKSPVPRFESPPTYSNEATFDEASSYSVTWTHKKDTAESHDEPQAEVEPEYDEHAPEYELDPEPVTAILEPESELEVNGSSFYQVEGDNVTVDALSGADDEESLDDADEDEVDEAEEEPVKDLSTLKLMELRGIAKSRGLKGFSKMKKAELVELLGRHSS comes from the exons ATGTCGGGAATTTTCCATTTGAGTTCTA GTTACGCAGTTTCAGACAGCAGGTGCTTCTCTAACTCTGCTGTTTCTAGAAGAACACCTGCTACAGTACATTGCTCTTCTTCCTGTCTGGAACACCAGCTAAATGGACGTCTGAAATGTGCCACCGGTAGTAGTTCTTTTGTTTGCCGAGCGAGTTCTTCTGGTGGATACAGAAGAAACCCTGATTTCTCAAGGCTTAATAAGCACGGAAGAAACAGGCAAAGCGTAGACAGAGACGGTTTTGATGGTGAAAACTCTGATATGTTGTCTTCGAGAAATGGGTCTTTGCTCTCTCTTTCTAACTCCCCCAAGTTCCAAGCCACTTCATCCCCTGggccaagagagaaagagatagtgGAGCTTTTCAGAAAGGTTCAAGCTCAGCTCCGAGCTCGAGCAGCGGCTAAGAGAGAAGATAaaaaggtagaagaagaagaagaagcttctaAAGGACAGGGTAAAGAAAGTGAAACTGTTGACTCCCTTCTTAAGTTACTGAGGAAGCACTCGGGAGCGCAGAGCAAGAAAGTTAACAGTTTTGACAGCCACGGAGACAATTCGCTACAAGTAGATCCTGTGGAGAGGAAGCAAGATCGCAGCAGCGGGAATATTGTCAAGTCATGGACCAAAGATCACAATGCATCATCATCCTTTACCAGGCCAGCGTCAAGCTTCAGAAGAAAGTCGCCGGTACCAAGATTTGAATCGCCTCCGACTTATTCTAACGAGGCAACTTTTGATGAGGCGTCGAGTTACAGCGTGACTTGGACTCATAAGAAGGATACAGCAGAGTCGCATGACGAACCTCAGGCTGAGGTTGAGCCAGAGTACGACGAACATGCACCTGAATATGAGTTAGATCCTGAGCCTGTGACAGCTATTCTCGAACCAGAGTCTGAGCTGGAGGTAAACGGATCATCATTTTATCAAGTGGAGGGTGATAATGTTACTGTAGATGCCTTATCAGGTGCTGATGATGAGGAGTCTCTGGATGATGCTGATGAAGACGAGGTTGATGAAGCTGAGGAAGAACCTGTGAAAGACTTGAGTACTTTGAAGCTGATGGAACTGAGAGGCATAGCAAAATCAAGGGGACTAAAAGGGTTTTCAAAGATGAAGAAAGCCGAACTCGTGGAGTTGCTTGGTAGACACTCCAGCTGA
- the LOC108824362 gene encoding CLAVATA3/ESR (CLE)-related protein 3-like, protein MLSSIIQRSINCTITLQRLYIYLSFIKRESSYTMASFKIWVCLVLLLLLELTPVHQCRSLVTEERLSGSSRLMKIRRELSEMLKELNARLEGEGVVLGNTLDSKRLSPGGPDPRHH, encoded by the coding sequence ATGCTATCGTCTATTATACAGAGATCAATCAATTGCACTATAACACTTCAAAGACTATATATATACCTTAGCTTTATTAAGAGAGAGTCATCATATACTATGGCAAGTTTCAAGATATGGGTTTGCCTCGTTTTGCTTCTACTACTCGAACTAACCCCAGTGCACCAATGTCGATCTTTGGTCACAGAAGAGCGACTTTCCGGTTCAAGTCGTCTGATGAAGATTAGGAGAGAGCTTTCTGAGATGCTAAAAGAGCTGAATGCTAGATTAGAGGGTGAAGGCGTGGTCCTTGGCAATACTCTTGACTCGAAGCGGCTCAGCCCCGGTGGTCCTGACCCAAGGCATCACTAA
- the LOC108832855 gene encoding phospholipase A1-IIalpha yields the protein MLGGIARRWKVLSGQKKWKGLLDPLDSDLRRYLIHYGEMAQVGYDAFNWDRKSLYAGDCYYSKSQIFARTGYLKANPFRYNVTKYIYATASLNLPICFIVKSLSKEASRVQTNWIGYVAVATDEGKALLGRRDIVVAWRGTLQPYEWANDFDFPLESGVKVFPVTNPKVVPRIGSGWLDVYTSSDAKSPYDTTSAREQVQGELKRLLEVYKNEEVSITFTGHSLGGVMSTLAAADLVNGKKHIISAGLERKQVPITVFAYGCPRIGDQDFVNTVDSLKQLNILRVVNVPDVAPHYPLLLYAEVGQELQINTLNSTYLKRSLNFRNYHNLEIYLHGLAGMQDKDGLFKLVIGRDISLVNKGLDALKDEFLVPSTWRCLANKGMIQMDDGTWQLDVHRKDHDDE from the exons ATGTTGGGAGGCATAGCCAGGAGGTGGAAGGTCCTAAGCGGCCAAAAAAAATGGAAAGGCCTCCTTGATCCACTTGACTCAGATCTTCGCCGCTACCTCATTCACTACGGCGAGATGGCTCAGGTTGGTTATGACGCCTTTAACTGGGACCGTAAGTCCTTATACGCCGGTGATTGTTACTACTCTAAGAGCCAAATCTTTGCTCGAACTGGCTACCTTAAAGCCAACCCTTTCAG GTACAATGTGACCAAGTACATCTACGCAACAGCTTCTTTGAACCTACCAATCTGCTTCATCGTCAAGTCTTTGTCAAAGGAAGCATCGCGCGTGCAGACTAACTGGATCGGTTATGTAGCCGTCGCTACAGACGAGGGCAAGGCGCTGTTAGGGAGGAGAGACATTGTTGTAGCTTGGAGAGGAACTCTTCAGCCGTATGAATGGGCTAACGACTTCGACTTTCCACTTGAGTCGGGTGTCAAAGTGTTCCCTGTAACCAACCCAAAGGTCGTGCCTCGTATTGGAAGTGGCTGGCTCGATGTCTACACCTCTTCTGATGCTAAGTCGCCTTATGACACTACTAGCGCACGAGAACAG GTACAAGGAGAGCTCAAGAGATTGCTAGAAGTTTACAAGAACGAAGAAGTGAGCATCACTTTCACAGGCCATAGCTTGGGCGGAGTAATGTCAACTCTTGCAGCTGCAGATCTTGTCAATGGCAAGAAACATATAATCAGTGCAGGTCTTGAGAGAAAACAAGTTCCCATCACAGTTTTTGCGTACGGGTGTCCACGAATTGGGGACCAAGACTTCGTAAACACGGTCGACTCACTCAAACAGCTTAACATCCTAAGAGTAGTCAATGTTCCGGATGTAGCACCACATTATCCACTCTTACTGTATGCAGAAGTAGGGCAGGAGCTCCAGATCAATACATTGAACTCGACTTACCTCAAACGGTCTCTAAACTTTAGGAACTACCATAACCTGGAGATATACCTGCACGGCTTGGCGGGGATGCAAGACAAAGACGGGCTATTTAAGCTGGTGATTGGTCGGGATATTTCGCTGGTCAATAAAGGTTTAGATGCTCTGAAAGACGAGTTCTTAGTGCCCAGTACCTGGAGGTGTCTTGCAAATAAAGGGATGATTCAAATGGATGATGGCACATGGCAGCTGGATGTCCACAGGAAAGATCATGATGATGAGTGA
- the LOC108832856 gene encoding ervatamin-B-like, with amino-acid sequence MLNVLRNANLTLVVLICFVLIASRLCSANSSVYNPHNTLMKKQFGEWLQYHGKSYGEKDEWMFRFGIYQSNLQWIDYVNSLHLSFNLAENRFADMTNSEFKANFLGLNTSSLRLNSDYVRACEPSGNVPAAVDWRKEGAVTPIRDQGKCGGCWAFATVSAIEGINKINTGNLVTLSEQQLIDCDTGSYNKGCSGGLMETAYEYLIANGGLVALDDYPYTATDGTGCDQEKSKNKIVTITGYQKVAPNEESLQVAAAQQPVSVGIDADGFIFQFYSSGIFTGYCGSSLNHAVTVVGYGEEDGQKYWIVKNTWGTGWGEEGYIRMERGYRKDRGKCGITMLASYPLQ; translated from the exons ATGTTGAATGTACTAAGAAATGCTAACCTGACCCTTGTCGTTCTGATCTGCTTTGTGCTGATAGCTTCAAGGCTGTGTTCCGCCAATTCTTCTGTGTACAACCCACACAACACCCTGATGAAGAAGCAGTTCGGAGAATGGCTTCAATACCACGGAAAATCATATGGAGAAAAGGATGAGTGGATGTTTAGGTTTGGGATATACCAGTCTAATCTCCAGTGGATTGACTATGTCAACTCCCTCCACTTGTCCTTTAACTTAGCGGAAAACAGATTTGCTGACATGACCAACTCTGAGTTTAAGGCCAATTTTCTCGGGTTGAACACATCTTCCTTGAGGTTAAACAGCGACTATGTGCGGGCTTGCGAACCATCAGGCAATGTGCCGGCCGCTGTGGACTGGAGGAAAGAAGGTGCTGTGACTCCTATTAGAGATCAAGGAAAATGCG GAGGCTGCTGGGCTTTCGCCACAGTTTCAGCTATTGAAGGAATCAACAAGATAAACACAGGGAATTTAGTAACTCTCTCCGAACAACAACTCATAGATTGTGATACCGGCAGTTACAACAAAGGGTGTAGCGGTGGATTAATGGAAACAGCCTATGAATACCTCATAGCTAATGGTGGACTCGTCGCCTTGGACGACTACCCGTACACAGCCACAGATGGTACGGGCTGCGAccaagaaaaatccaaaaataagaTCGTTACAATTACAGGATACCAAAAGGTAGCACCGAACGAGGAGAGCTTACAAGTCGCTGCTGCTCAACAACCGGTGTCAGTTGGAATCGACGCTGATGGGTTTATCTTTCAGTTCTACTCTTCTGGTATTTTCACAGGTTACTGTGGGTCAAGTCTCAACCATGCTGTGACTGTTGTTGGATATGGAGAAGAAGACGGTCAAAAGTACTGGATCGTGAAGAATACATGGGGAACTGGTTGGGGTGAAGAAGGCTACATACGGATGGAACGTGGTTATCGTAAAGACAGGGGTAAATGTGGTATTACTATGCTGGCGAGCTATCCCTTGCAGTGA